In Flavobacteriales bacterium, one genomic interval encodes:
- a CDS encoding MBOAT family protein, translated as MLFNSFAFLVFLPVVFVIYWFVFGRNLKLQNAFVLAASYFFYGWWDWRFLSLLFASSVIDLLLGQGMVRCRTAIQKKWLLTVSIVINLTLLGFFKYFNFFIEGMDDLLSVVGFQANLPTLRVILPIGISFYTFQSLGYVIDVYRGHVKPGKDPVTFLAFVSFFPQLVAGPIERAKDLLTQFQRSRVFVLEDANDGLRRMLWGFFKKIVIADNCATISDTIFAGDPATTPGIALFFGAFFFAFQIYGDFSGYSDIAIGCARLFGFKLSQNFNYPYFSRNIPEFWRRWHISLSSWFRDYLYIPLGGYNTKWGRLRNVMITFTVSGFWHGANWTYMAWGALHGTYFIPEKDRSKKPAKVPQLSEFRQIASTFLLVTFAWIFFRATSIHAALDHFKYMVLNIGESLGAMILYCWRFEMLFVVLLLIVEWRSRTDAYAMARLPFSIVVRWSLYIAMIYAIVLNIDLVSSHEFIYFQF; from the coding sequence ATGCTCTTCAACTCATTTGCTTTTTTAGTGTTCTTGCCGGTGGTCTTCGTGATCTACTGGTTCGTGTTTGGGCGTAATTTGAAGTTACAGAACGCATTCGTACTGGCTGCGAGTTACTTCTTTTATGGTTGGTGGGATTGGCGCTTCCTGTCGCTCTTGTTCGCTAGTTCCGTTATTGATCTGTTGTTGGGGCAGGGTATGGTCCGGTGCAGAACGGCTATCCAAAAAAAATGGCTGCTCACCGTCAGCATTGTGATCAATCTTACGCTCCTGGGTTTCTTCAAGTACTTCAATTTCTTTATCGAAGGCATGGACGACCTCTTGTCCGTGGTCGGTTTCCAAGCCAATTTACCAACGCTTCGCGTGATCCTACCTATCGGTATCAGTTTTTACACGTTCCAGTCACTGGGCTATGTGATCGATGTGTACCGCGGTCACGTTAAACCAGGCAAAGACCCTGTTACCTTTCTTGCTTTCGTTAGCTTTTTTCCGCAATTGGTGGCCGGTCCGATCGAGCGGGCTAAAGATCTACTTACGCAATTCCAGCGCTCAAGGGTTTTTGTACTTGAAGATGCGAATGATGGCTTACGCAGAATGCTTTGGGGATTCTTCAAGAAGATAGTCATCGCAGATAATTGTGCTACCATCTCCGATACCATTTTCGCTGGCGACCCAGCTACTACTCCTGGTATCGCTTTGTTCTTCGGCGCATTCTTCTTCGCATTCCAGATCTATGGCGATTTCAGTGGGTATTCGGATATCGCTATCGGCTGTGCACGCCTTTTCGGGTTCAAATTGAGCCAGAATTTCAACTATCCCTATTTCTCGCGAAACATCCCTGAATTCTGGCGTCGTTGGCATATCTCGCTCAGTTCATGGTTCCGGGACTATCTGTATATCCCGCTAGGTGGCTACAATACCAAGTGGGGGCGATTACGAAATGTGATGATCACGTTTACCGTGAGCGGATTTTGGCACGGTGCCAATTGGACCTATATGGCTTGGGGAGCTTTGCACGGCACTTATTTCATTCCCGAAAAGGATCGATCAAAAAAGCCTGCTAAAGTTCCACAGCTTAGCGAATTCCGTCAGATAGCTTCAACATTTTTATTGGTGACGTTCGCATGGATCTTCTTCCGTGCCACGTCGATCCATGCTGCACTGGACCATTTTAAGTACATGGTGCTCAACATTGGAGAAAGCCTAGGTGCTATGATCCTGTATTGCTGGCGGTTCGAAATGCTTTTTGTTGTGCTGCTTCTGATCGTGGAATGGCGCAGCAGGACCGATGCGTACGCGATGGCCCGTTTGCCCTTCTCGATAGTGGTTCGGTGGTCTTTGTATATTGCAATGATATATGCCATTGTTCTGAATATCGATCTGGTATCGAGCCATGAATTCATTTACTTCCAATTCTAG